The DNA sequence AGATTTTCAAAATTCCAATTATTGATATATCCACCATCTCTTAAAGTACAATCTAAAATTCTTATATTCAATTTCATCCCCTATTCTTTACTTTTAATACCTTATATATCTAATAATAATAACTAAAAACTCTTAAATATATTTATTATTTTATCAAATTGAACATCATTATTAAATGATTCATTTGCTTTCTTTTGTCCATTCTTTGCTAATTTTTCTTTTAAAGTATTATCAAAATAAAGTTTTTCAATTTTATCTGCTAAATCTGTAGAGTTTTGTGATTCAAAAAGTAATCCATTTTCATTGTCATCTATTATTTCTAAAACACCCCCTGCGTTTGCACCAATTACAACTGTTCCCATTTGCATAGCTTCAATAGTAACTAATCCAAAGGTTTCATTCTTCGATGCCATAATAACAACATCACACGTCTGCATAAACTTATGAGGTTCATTTGTAAAACCTAAAAATTTTACATCTTCATTTAAACTATACGATTTTACTTTTTCTTTTAATTCTACTAAATACTCTTCTTTCATTGGATGACCTACAAAAAAAGCTTTAATATTTAAATCTTTTTCTTTTAATTTATTCATTGCTTCAATTAAAAGATACTGTCCTTTAAATTCATTAATTCTTCCAATTAATCCAACTACAAAACTTTCTTTAGAATCTATTGAGTTTTTAAAAGAATTAATATCTTCATCAGAATAGAGAGAAGAACACTGAGCCCCTAAATAAACCTGTTTTATTTTTGGTCTTATATCATCTGGTATAAATTTTATTAATTGTCTTTCTAGTTCTTTTGTCACGGCAATCATTAAATCAATATTTTTATATAAGAACTTATGGTAAAAATCATCTTTAAATCTTGTCATAGTCATATGCCTTGATTGTACAACTTTTGGTTTTCTTTTTGAAAAAACCTTAGCTAATACAACAATTGGTAAATCTTTTGTCCAATGTAAGTGAATTATATCAATATTATTAGAGTCAATTATTTTAGATAGTTTTATTGCATTTATTAAAGAAAAACTACTCTTCCTTTTTAAACTATAATATTGACTTTGAGTATTTTTATAATAATCCTCTAGTTTACTGTTATTTCCAATAACTGAGATAACATTAAAATCTTCAGACAGTCGTTCTGAACATTTACACATATAAAGTTCTAAACCTCCTAAATCAGGAGATAAACAAACTTCAAGAATATTTTTATTTATCATCTTTTTGCATTTCTAACATCAAAGCATATTTCATATAAGAACTAAAAGCTGAGATAACAGCAACATTCCAACCATGAATACCATGAAATGCTCCACCTTTTAAAACTAAAGCTTTAAATAAAGCCCCTACTCCATGAATAAATGGATCAAAAGCATTTGCTCTTTTACCTGCATCATAAGAAATTTGAGCGCCTCTTTTTATAAACTTTTCAGTTACTCTTATCATATGAACATAATCTTCATAAGAATAATGAAGCATATCAGCTTCTAAATCACATATATTTTTAGCTTCAACTTTTGCATGTCCTTTTTGTTTAGAATAAGCACATTTTTTCCTATTGTACAATCTTGTTACTCTATCTGGATACCAAAGCTTTATAAAATTATCGCCAACATATGTTTTTCTAGCAAAAGAAAAACCATCATATTCAGTTTTTTCTAAATCTAATTTCTTAATTGCATTTATTGCATTCGTATCAAGTCTCTCATCTGCATCAATACTTAAAATCCAGTCATGTTCTGCAATAGGCTCACCAAAAGCTTTTTGAGGACCATCACCTAAATATTTTTGCTTAATTACTTTTGCACCTAGAGACTCAGCTATTTCACATGTTTTATCCGAGCTTAATGAATCTACAACTAATACTTCATCACACACTGTTTGTACAGATTTAATAACAGCTTCAATATTCTTTTCTTCATTTAATGTAATTATATTTGCAGTAATTTTCAAAATTTACTCTTTCTTTTATTCAATTATTTTTATATTGTTTTCTTTAAAATATTTATAAGCATCTTCAAACCAGTTAAAACTTTTTAATATTTCTTTTTTATTAATTCTAAAAGACAAAACTTCTAAATCGTTAAATATTCTTTTTAAAGAAAATAATAATGTTGTATTAATTCCGATAATAGCTTTAGGCTTAAAATCTAACTCAGCAAAATAAAATTCTCCAGGTTGTTTACTTTCAATTATATTTATTTTTCTATTCAAAGTATATGAAAGAAGTCTTTCTTTTTCTTCTCTTCTATGCATTAAATAGTAAACTTCACACTTAGGAAACTTACTTATAACCTTATTTAAATAGTCTATATAAGTATCATCAGAAACTCTTCTATTCTCAACCAAAGGTTGTCCTAAAACATATATTTTATCTTCTATTTCTTTATTTATTAAATTATTTATCTTTTTAAAATATTCAAAATCATGATTAATAATATCGATATCATTAATCGTTTCTAAATTAAAAAATGTGAAAAAGTTAATTATCTTAGTTGTTGAAGTTTTTATACCCAAAAGCTTAAATCTCAGTTGTCTAATTCCATCTTTAAAAAGATTTTTACCTTCTTTAATTTCATTATGAATTAAAATTGTCTTTCCACCATCATCTAATAAAAAAAGCTTTTCAGATTTCATATTAGATATAAATATCTTTTGAATAGATCCTAAATCACCAATAAAAACATTCTTAAAACTTTTCTTCTGAAATTTTTTTATTAACTTTACATTTTTAAAAAATTTACTTTTCTTATCTCCACCAAAACGAATAATATTAGAATATAAATGTTTATTTTGTTCTATCAATCTGCTTAGTTGATTCATATTATTTGTTAAATTATTATCTAAAACAATTAAAGTATTATTTTTTAATTCAAACTTACTAATTGCTTCAAATGAACCTAATAATTGAAATGGAGTAGTAATAATAAATAAATTTTCCATACTTAAACTTTATTTGACATATTTATTTAACCATGTATTAACTATAGTATTTGGATTTAAAGAATCTAATAGTTTTGTATAATCATCATGGTAGTACTCTTTATCTTTTGATAAAGACTCTACAACTTTTTTTGCAATATTCTCTTTTTTGGCCTTTGCAATGTTCTGTTCTAACTTTCCAATCATTAACTCTCTCATTCCACCCGGACACTCGTTAATTATAATTCTAGTTTTACAACACATTGCTTCAATTAATACATTACACAAACCTTCAAACTTAGAAGTTAAAACAATTGCCTCTGAATTAGCCATCCATACATATGGGTTTTTTTGATATCCGACAAAAACTACGTCATCTTCAATATTTAATTTCTTAGCTAATTCTTTTAAATATTCTTTTTCAGAGCCCTCACCAACAAGCATTAATTTATAGTTGATATTATATTTATCTTTCATTATTTTATAACTTTCAATTAATAAACCAAAGTTTTTTGCTTTTACAAGTCTCCCTAATCCAAGAATATAAGGTTCTTTAGGTAATAATTCTTTATCTGAATTAGCCAACTCAAGAACTTTATCTTGATAAAAAGGATTTTTAATTGATATTAGTGTTTTAGGAGAAATATCTTCTCTTCTAAACTTATCAACATAAAAGTTTTTTGTTCCATCAGCAATACAATTAACATGTGCATTTTCAAAAAGACATCTACTTACAAATTTAGTTTTCATAGTAGTAATTGTATTTAAAGATACATTTACACATATCCTAGCACTTCTTGAATCTTTAAACTTCCAAATTTGTTCAAAAGTTCCTTGTCCCCTAATTAGAATTAAGTCATAAGGTTCTTGAGCTTCTAATTTTTTTAATTCTTCTTCAAAAACATCACTTAAATAGTATCCTTTTATTACGGGATAAGTTCTTCTTACTATAAGGTTTACAAACCTTGAGAATATATCCCACAAAAAGCCTTTTATACTTTTCTTAAAGATTTTATTAATATCAAAATGGTGAATGTTAACTCCTGTTTCCCTAGGAGCAATCGCTTTATTTTTATCATTAAAATAAATTAAATCAACTTTATGTCCTGCTTGCAAGAAAGCATCAGCTTGATTACATGCAGCTCTTTCCATCCCTCCAAACTTTAAACTTCTTACTACAACAGCTATTCTCATTTTTTACCTTTTTTATATTCACTTCGTACAAGATATTCAGAAATTGCTAAATTAGCTCTATAATAATTTAGCATTTGATCTACAGTTCCATTTTTTAGGTCACTATATTTTTTGATTATATTATCCTTTGAAACTATTTTTGAACCATTAAATCCATAATGATTTCTATTTTTATCAAATAAATCCATACCTATAGATATATGTTCTTGATCTTTTAAAGTTAAATTATATAATGTAGGAAAAATATCCTTATGAGAACCAGAAACCTTACTATTTATAGAAAGTTTTTTTCGTAAGGTATCAGGCAAATAAAAGTATAAAGGAATATTCTTACTATTTAAAAGTTCATTATCATTATATTTCATAATACCATCTATCGTATTATTATCAGCAGTTACAATAACAATTGTATTATCTTTAAACTTTGACTTTTTAAAATTATCTAAAAAAATTCCAACTTGATCTACAGCATATGAATAAGAAGCAATCCTTTGTTTTGCCAAATCTAAGTCTCCTGTAATATGTTTTTTTAGTTCATCATTAAATATTAAACTATTTGTTTTATAATCACTTGGAATATTATACGGAGGATGATTATTTGTACTTAAAGCTACTAAAAATTGTTTTCTATTTGATTTATCAAGTTTTTTTAAAATATAAGAATATAAATATTCATCAAAAATTCCCCAAGGATGAAAATATTCACCTTTCTCTTTTTCTTTCTTTTCAATATCATTATAAATATTTATTTTTCCCTCAACATTTTGATAACCTTGATATTTAATAAAATTACCCAAATCTCTCCAGCTTAGATCACCACCATAGATAAAACTAGTTTCATAATCATTTTTATTAAAAAGAAATCCAGGGCTATAACTAAAGTTAGTTTGCTTATAAATAGATTGAGAAAAAGCAAAAGAACCTGGTCTGTGAGGAATATTAAGTAATAAAGCTTGCAAACTAGAAATTGTTCCATCTCCAGATGAAATAAAATTAGTTAAAAGTACATCTTCTTCAAAATGTTTCTTTAAACTTCCTAAAATATCAAACTTTTCACTTTGATATTTTAAAATTGGCATACCAAAACTTTCTACCATTATTATGACAACATTATAATCTTTGTCATCTACTTTTTTTGTATTATATGTAATATTCTTTAATAAATCATTCCTATTTATATCTTTAGAACCTTTATATATTTCAAAAGCTTTTTCAATATTCTTTTTAAAACCCGTTGTTTTTAATAAATCATATTTTTTTCTCAAATATTTTTCTCTTGCACTTAATGCATTTGTAAATGCCCTAAAACCATTATGAGAAACTTTATTTATAAACTCATTCTCTGATATATTTGGAATCATCTTCCCTAATGGATACATTCCAAATGTACCCCTTATAGCCAAAAAATTCAATAAAAATATTACAAAAAATAAAATAGCTGAAAACCTAAAGAAATTAAATACAGAAATTTCTTTCTCTTTTATCTCAAATATTTTTTTTATTATAAAAAATAAAAATAAAAGATAAATAAAAAACAATAATAAAATTAATACTACATTATAGTTTTGCCAAAAAGTTGTTAACAAAGCTTTTGTATCATCATCAAAAAAACCAAAAAATAAAATATTTATATGATCTTTAAAATATGAATAAAAACCAAAATCAGCACATAAAAAGAAGCTAACAATTGTATAAGTTATAAAAAGATAATAAACAAAAAATTTATTAGCAAAATCAAAAAAACTTTCTTTCTTTAAATAATATAATGTTATTAAAGAAATAGTTGCTAACGCTTGTATATATCCAATTACAGTAAGATCAATTCTAAAACCAAGGAAGAATGCCTTTAAAAGATCATTATAATGAGCTGATAGATCATCAAAAGGAGAATAATAATTAAAAAAAACTACTCGAAAAAAAGACATTATTACTAAAAAGATTATATGTGCTAAAATAAGTTTTTTAAAAATATTTAATGTCTTTGACATTATAGTTTTGTTCATAAACCATTAACCTTTCAAATTTTTCAATATAAGGAAAAGTTTAAAAAACCCTTGTCCATCTCTTCCAATAATCTTATTAACAAATGAAATTTGACTAATAGTAATTAAAAAAGAAATTTTTTGAGATAACTCTTTTAATTTAATTTTAAAATCCCTATTCATAGGACATAGTTCAATATACTTATTTATAACATATTCATAATCAACATCAAAACTAGCTCTTGTCTTTGTAAGAGACAATAAAAATAAAATTAAATCTCTTAACTGTAAAACTTTTAATTCAATACTTTTATCAAAACTATCTTCTAAATCAATTACAAATATTTTTTCATCTTTATAAGTAAAGTTTCTAGCTTGTGCACCACCATGAAATTCATTTAAATTATGTATTTTTGATATTTCTAATAAAAGTTTATCTATAAAATAATACATCGTATTTTTAGATATATCTTTTTTTCTGATATTTGAATTTGCAGTTTTCCCACAATCTTCCAAAACAAAAAAATTATCATTTTGATAAGAGATATTAGGAGTATTAACGCCTTTATCTTTTAAACTTTTAATTTTTGTTGTTTCAAATTTAATACTTTCATTATTACTTTTCTCTTCTACTGGTAAAAGAACTTCAATTGGAAATATTTTATAAAATAGTTTATGAGAAAAAAATGATTTTGTAGCTCTTGCTTTTTTTAACCAGTATTTTTTAGATTCATATTCAAAAGAAAAAATCTCTTTATCTTCTTCTGTATATAATCTCAGAACCAGTTGTTCAAAATTTTTATCTATGCCCATATAATAACTATTATCCAAATAGATATATGCAAAATAATACTAAACATTACTGCAGTTGCCCCAATATCTTTTGCTGTTTTTGCTAAAGGAGCATGTTCTGTAGTAACAAGATCAACCACATTTTCAATAGCTGAATTTAAAAGTTCTACAATTAATACTAATATTCCAGTAACTAGTAAAATTAATTTATATACTAAAGTTACATCTATTAATATAATCCCTATAATAATAAAAACTGCAGATAATAATTCTAATCTAAATGAACTCTCTGTCTTAAAAGCATGCTTTAATCCATCAAATGCATATTTAGTATTTTTAAAAAGGTGATATTTTGGTTTATTATTCATTTTCTACTTTCTTTTATACAAATCTTTATAATATTCTTTCCATCTTTTATGTTGCCAAAACCATTGACTAGGAGTTTCTAAAATCTGTTCTTCAATAACATCTGCTTGTATTTGAGTTAATTCTTTTTCTTTGTTATCTGTCTTAAACTCAATACTTCTAGAATCTATTATATCATGAACTTTAATTGTATAGTTTCTAAAATCATTCATAATTGCAAATAAAGGTATTATTACAGCATCAAATTTTAAAGCTAATCTAGCAGTAGAATCAGTAGCTAAAATTTTTTTATTGAAAAATTCTATTTCAATACCATCTCTAATATGCTGGTCAATTGCAACTGCTACAAAATGATTTTTTTTAAATGCTTTTATCATTCCTTTAGCCGCAACTTTTTTTTCTAACATAATTATATTATTTCTATCTCTAGCTTTTATATACATATCATTGATTAAAGGATTATTCATCTTTCTATTTACTACAGCTAAAGTACCATATTTTAACGCAATATAAGGAATTGCTAATTCCCATCCACCATAATGTGCCGTTACGAATATTATCTTTCTATTCTCTTTTATTGCATTTAAAATCACTTCTTCATTTTCAATATTTGCTTTTGATAAAAGTTTTTCTTTTGAGATAGATTGATTTTCAATAAATTCGTACATATTAAAAAGTAATGATTTATAAGATTCTTGAATTATGCTATTTTTTTCTTCAATAGAGATTTTATTTTCAAAAGCTAAATCTAAATTTACTTTCGCAATATGTTTATGTTTTTTACTAAATTTATATACTAACTTTGCAATAAGTAAAAGAATTTTTTTTAAAATAAAATTTGGTGTAACCTGAAAAATTAATTTAAATAAGATATATAAGAAATATGTGAAATAATCCTTAGCAGTTGCCTTCATATAATATTCCTTCTGCCAAATTAACAATTTCCTTTACTTCAATATCTTTTATTGAATAATCATCTTTATTTAACTTTAAGGGATTAACCACAGAATCTGATTCAATAATTTTATTAACATTTGTTAAATAAGTATTTCTATTACCTGGTGTACAACCAAAAATTGTAATTGAAGGAATATTTAAAGCCCAAGCCATATGTGTAGGACCAGTATCATTTCCAATAACTAAATCACAATTTTTTATTACTGCTTTTAAATTATTTAAATCTAGTTTAGGGAGCACTATTGCCGAAGAATTTAAAGCTATTTCATCTGCTATCTCTTTTTCTTCATCATTACCCCATGCGATTAAACAATTTTCACTTAGATAATTTATTATTTTAGCAAAATTCTCTTTAGAATACATTTTTGAAGACCAACTAGCACCAACTATAAATAAAACATTCCGTTTTTGACTTCTTAAATAAGGATATATTTCTCTAGGTTCATCTTCAAAAAATAAAAAAGGTTCTTTATTTATTAAATCTTTTTCTGAAACTTGAATATCTAAAGATTTACATAAAATATCAATATTTCTATCAATTACATTTTTATCGTATGCAGAATTTATTTTTTTGGTATAAAAAAAAGAAGCTGTTCCTTCTCTAGTTGATTTTTTATCAAAACCTATTCTATTCTTTCCTAAATATTTTGAAACAATAGCAGATTTAATTAAACCTTGGGCATCTATTACAAAATCATAATCATTTTTTGAATACTCTTTTAACATAGAAACTTGTGAAAATAAGTTCTTTTTATCTTTTTTTATTGATTTTAAATTTAATTTATATATATTATCAATATGTGGATTATATTCTAAAACTTTTGAAAAAGCTTCTTCCACAAACCAGTCAATTTGAATATTAGGGATTTTCTTTTTAATAAATTGTAAAGCAACCATTGCATGGATAATATCACCCATAGCAGAAAGTTTAACAATGGCTATTTTCATGAAACTACTTTTACCTTAACTCCTTTTGGAGTTTGTAATTTATCAACTTCACTCTCAACTAAATATATACTTTTTTGAAGACAAACTTTTAATTTATTCTCTTTTAGTTTATATTTTACTTTTGGATTTGAAAAATCTTGATTTATAGTTAAATTTAAAGATATCATAAATGAAAGCCATTGCATAGTTTCAAAACATGGCAATAATTCATTATATCTATCTAAATCTCTTTTCATAGGAAGTGATTTTTTTGAAAATTTAATTATATGTGCAATTGTAACTCTTGATGAATGTAAAAAATCATAATTCAAACCACTTAATATAAAATCAAAAGTATTATCATTTGACTTATAAAAGTTAAGAGTTGTACCAATAGAATGTAACTTAGAAGCAACAACTAATAATACTCTGTATTTATCATCTAATTGATGTAATGGTTTTAAAACTTCAAATATATCAGAAGCATTTTTTCCAAAATATGAACTTTGCTTAGAATCTATTTGAAATCTATCTAATAAACTTCTAACACTTACATTAAAATTACTTGGAAACTTACAATTTGAACTTCTAAGTAAATCTGTAAGATAAACACCTTCTCTAACCCCTGCACCAGAAGTTATAACTCTTGAGGTATTTAACTCTTCAAGAATTGTATTAAAGATAAATGTTCCTTCTTTAATAGTGTCAAACCTATCTTTTTTTACACCAATATGTTTTAAAGTTGTATTATTTTTTGCATTTATAATTGATTCAATAATATACTTATTTATAGAGACAGGATAAGTATATCCATGAAGTATATCTAAAGGATAATCATTTTTATTCATAATTATTTTACTAAGTGCTCTGATACTACCACCAATACCAACTATTGTTGTAGGGACATCAAAACCACATGATGTAACTTGTTTTAACTTCTCTAAAATATAATTTTTTGCACCTTCAATATCACCTTTACTAAAGAAAAGCTCATTTAATCGTACAGTACCTACATCTAAAGATATACATTTTTCAATTTTTCGATTATTAATAAAAGCAAATTCTGTAGAACCACCACCAATATCAACTGTAATAAACTTATCACAGTCTATTAAGTTTTGAGCAGCAACACCACCATAATAAGCCTCTTTTGATCCATCAATAACTTTTATATTTAAACCTAGTTCATTTTTAACTTTTGATAAAAATTCTTTTGCATTTGGAGCATCTCTTAAAGCTGAAGTTGCAACACAAATTATTTTTCTAGATTTTAAAGCTTTTGAGATATTTAAAAAAGATTGCAAAGAGTTAAATGCTCTTTGCATTGGAGCTTCTTGAAGGTTACCATCATTTTCATAACAACCTTCAGAAATTTTTACACGACTTTTTGTTTCATTTATAAGATTAAAAGCAAAACGACTACTTTTTTCTAATACAACCATCCGCATTGAGTTTGACCCAATGTCAATAATAGTTGTGACCTTAGCCATTTTTAAACTTCTTCTTCTTGTAACTGCTCGTATTTAAACTGCAACTCTTCCATTGTTTCTTGGTTATCTGGATCAACTATAATACAATCAACAGGACATACTTCAACACAGGCTGGTTCTTCATAGTGACCAACACATTCAGTACATCTATCCGCATCAATTATATATATCGGATCCCCTTCTTCGATTGCATCATTTGGACATTCTTCTCGACAAGCATCACATGCTATACATTCATCTGTAATTATTAAAGACATTTATTTCCCTAACTAAAATATTATGTTGGAGTTATAACCTATTATTCTTTAATAATTTCTTTAATCAGGGTGAAATAGTATTGCTTTTTAGCCATAATTAAGAATTCAGCTTCCTTATGTATAAAAAGGTCACTACAAATGTATAATGCAGCAGCAATATCAAACTCTCTAATACTACCTGCAAAAAGTACAAAATTGTAATTTTTAGCGTATGCTAAAGAAATTGCAATAGCGCCTGGACTTCTAAATTTTATTTTTTCTTGATTTAACTTTTTTATTACATTTGGATAAGAATATGCTCTTTCAAAAATTCCTATTTGAGGATTTTCTACTTTTATAAAATTTATAGATTTATTATTCAAAATATCTATTTGTTCTAAATTATCATTAACTTTATAAATCATAATATGATTTACTAAATTGACAACATATCCTGCTTTAGTTTCATTATCTATTTGTAAAGCAACAGATGTTCCATAATAAGGCAACCCAGAAAGAAAGTTGTGACTTCCATCTAATGGATCAATTATTATTTTAATATTTGATTTAGAACTTATTAGCCCGGCTTCTTCAGAAAAAATATCTCCAAAAGAGTCTAAATATTTAATAAAAATATTTTCAGCTATTAAATCAATATTTAGAGTGTTGTCTCCGCCATATCCTATAGTAGAAGACTCTTCAAGGTCAGATGAGTCCATATGAGTATTAATATACTCATATAGCTCTTTATTTGCTTTTATAACTGCATTTGTAAATGAGTTATAATCAAACATTTAAGAAAGTACTTTTGTAATCTCTCGTGCAGCTTCTCTGCCATCAACAGCAGCAGTAACTGCTAAGTGTGCACCTCTTTGACAATCTCCACCTGCATATACTTTAGCATTTGAAGTTTGATAATTTATTGTTTCTATTCCACCCCATGAGTTTGTATTAATATTTAACTCTTTTAAAAATAATGGAGCTTCAGGAGAAAACCCAAGTGCAAAAATAATGATATCTGCTTCTTCTATATATTCACTACCTTCAATAATACTAACTCTTTGTCTTCCTGATTCATCAGGCTCAGAAAGACCAGTTTTAAGAAGTTCAATTCCAGATGCTTCATTATTTAATGTAATAATTTTTTTAGGACTTACATTAAATACAAATTCTACACCCTCTTCTTTTGAATTAACAACCTCTTTTTTAGAACCAGGCATATTTGCTTCATCTCTTCTATAAAGACATTTAACTGATTTTGCACCTTCTCTAACTGAAGATCTAACACAGTCCATAGCAGTATCTCCACCACCAATAACAACAACTCTTTTATCTTTTACATCAATAAAATCAGCGTTTTTATTTCCTAAGTTTCTCTTTTGGATACCAGTTAGAAATTCCATTGCAAGATATACATTCGATGCATCTTCGCCATCAATTCCTGCAAATCTACCAGCTTTTGCTCCAATTCCAAGATAAATTGCATCAAATTCTTCATTAAGTTCTGCAACTGTTTTATCTTTCCCAATTTCGCAATTTAAATGAAGTTTCATTCCAGCTTCTAGTAACCAATTAATTCTTCTATCAACTGTTGTTTTATCAAGTTTAAATCCAGGGATTCCATACATAAGTAATCCACCAGCTCTATCTTCTCTTTCAAACATTTCAACAGCAATTCCTTTTCTTAGTAGAAAAGTTGCAGCTGAAATTCCAGAAGGTCCAGAACCAATAATAGCTACTTTTTTATCACCTTTAATTTCTGCAAATTTAGGTTTCATACCATTTTCAAATGCTCTTTCATTTAAATGAGTTTCAACAGCACCAATAGATACAGCACCATGACCAGTATTTAAAGAACAAGCACCTTCACAAAGTACATCTTGAGGACAAATTCTTCCTAGAATTTCTGGAAAGGGAGATGTTTCATTTGATAAGGCAAATGCTAAGTCCATATTCTTTTCAGCAGTCTGCTTTAACCATGCAGGGATAAAGTTATGTAAAGGACATCCTGTATGACAATATGGGTCACCACATTGCATACATCTGTCAGATTGTTCTCTAGCTCTATGTTTACCAAATACTTGGTAAACTTCATTATAATCTTTTAATCTTTGTAATACATCTCTTTTTTCAGGATTTATTCTTTCAAATTTAGTAAAATTTAACATCTCTTAATCTCCCTCATCTGGATTCAGTGGTAACACTGTCATATTTTTAGGCTTAACCATCCAGAAGTTTCTAATTTCAGCTCTGAAGTTTTCTAAAATCTCTTCAGCTCTTTCAGACTCAGTCTCATTTAAATAATCCATAAGTAATCTTTTTAAGAATAGTCTTTCTCTCTCAGTATCATCAGTATCAATTCTTACAGCTTCAATTAATTCTTGGTTCATTTTATCTACAAATGATTTTTCAGGGTCATAAACAAATGATAAACCACCAGTCATACCAGCACCAAAGTTAACACCTGTATTTCCAAGAATTACAACTATACCACCAGTCATATATTCACAAGCATTATCACCTGTTCCTTCTACAACTGCAGTACATCC is a window from the Arcobacter sp. LA11 genome containing:
- a CDS encoding diacylglycerol kinase, with translation MNNKPKYHLFKNTKYAFDGLKHAFKTESSFRLELLSAVFIIIGIILIDVTLVYKLILLVTGILVLIVELLNSAIENVVDLVTTEHAPLAKTAKDIGATAVMFSIILHISIWIIVIIWA
- a CDS encoding lipid A biosynthesis lauroyl acyltransferase, which translates into the protein MKATAKDYFTYFLYILFKLIFQVTPNFILKKILLLIAKLVYKFSKKHKHIAKVNLDLAFENKISIEEKNSIIQESYKSLLFNMYEFIENQSISKEKLLSKANIENEEVILNAIKENRKIIFVTAHYGGWELAIPYIALKYGTLAVVNRKMNNPLINDMYIKARDRNNIIMLEKKVAAKGMIKAFKKNHFVAVAIDQHIRDGIEIEFFNKKILATDSTARLALKFDAVIIPLFAIMNDFRNYTIKVHDIIDSRSIEFKTDNKEKELTQIQADVIEEQILETPSQWFWQHKRWKEYYKDLYKRK
- the waaC gene encoding lipopolysaccharide heptosyltransferase I, whose product is MKIAIVKLSAMGDIIHAMVALQFIKKKIPNIQIDWFVEEAFSKVLEYNPHIDNIYKLNLKSIKKDKKNLFSQVSMLKEYSKNDYDFVIDAQGLIKSAIVSKYLGKNRIGFDKKSTREGTASFFYTKKINSAYDKNVIDRNIDILCKSLDIQVSEKDLINKEPFLFFEDEPREIYPYLRSQKRNVLFIVGASWSSKMYSKENFAKIINYLSENCLIAWGNDEEKEIADEIALNSSAIVLPKLDLNNLKAVIKNCDLVIGNDTGPTHMAWALNIPSITIFGCTPGNRNTYLTNVNKIIESDSVVNPLKLNKDDYSIKDIEVKEIVNLAEGILYEGNC
- a CDS encoding Ppx/GppA phosphatase family protein, with translation MAKVTTIIDIGSNSMRMVVLEKSSRFAFNLINETKSRVKISEGCYENDGNLQEAPMQRAFNSLQSFLNISKALKSRKIICVATSALRDAPNAKEFLSKVKNELGLNIKVIDGSKEAYYGGVAAQNLIDCDKFITVDIGGGSTEFAFINNRKIEKCISLDVGTVRLNELFFSKGDIEGAKNYILEKLKQVTSCGFDVPTTIVGIGGSIRALSKIIMNKNDYPLDILHGYTYPVSINKYIIESIINAKNNTTLKHIGVKKDRFDTIKEGTFIFNTILEELNTSRVITSGAGVREGVYLTDLLRSSNCKFPSNFNVSVRSLLDRFQIDSKQSSYFGKNASDIFEVLKPLHQLDDKYRVLLVVASKLHSIGTTLNFYKSNDNTFDFILSGLNYDFLHSSRVTIAHIIKFSKKSLPMKRDLDRYNELLPCFETMQWLSFMISLNLTINQDFSNPKVKYKLKENKLKVCLQKSIYLVESEVDKLQTPKGVKVKVVS
- a CDS encoding YfhL family 4Fe-4S dicluster ferredoxin yields the protein MSLIITDECIACDACREECPNDAIEEGDPIYIIDADRCTECVGHYEEPACVEVCPVDCIIVDPDNQETMEELQFKYEQLQEEEV
- a CDS encoding inositol monophosphatase family protein, yielding MFDYNSFTNAVIKANKELYEYINTHMDSSDLEESSTIGYGGDNTLNIDLIAENIFIKYLDSFGDIFSEEAGLISSKSNIKIIIDPLDGSHNFLSGLPYYGTSVALQIDNETKAGYVVNLVNHIMIYKVNDNLEQIDILNNKSINFIKVENPQIGIFERAYSYPNVIKKLNQEKIKFRSPGAIAISLAYAKNYNFVLFAGSIREFDIAAALYICSDLFIHKEAEFLIMAKKQYYFTLIKEIIKE
- a CDS encoding glutamate synthase subunit beta; its protein translation is MLNFTKFERINPEKRDVLQRLKDYNEVYQVFGKHRAREQSDRCMQCGDPYCHTGCPLHNFIPAWLKQTAEKNMDLAFALSNETSPFPEILGRICPQDVLCEGACSLNTGHGAVSIGAVETHLNERAFENGMKPKFAEIKGDKKVAIIGSGPSGISAATFLLRKGIAVEMFEREDRAGGLLMYGIPGFKLDKTTVDRRINWLLEAGMKLHLNCEIGKDKTVAELNEEFDAIYLGIGAKAGRFAGIDGEDASNVYLAMEFLTGIQKRNLGNKNADFIDVKDKRVVVIGGGDTAMDCVRSSVREGAKSVKCLYRRDEANMPGSKKEVVNSKEEGVEFVFNVSPKKIITLNNEASGIELLKTGLSEPDESGRQRVSIIEGSEYIEEADIIIFALGFSPEAPLFLKELNINTNSWGGIETINYQTSNAKVYAGGDCQRGAHLAVTAAVDGREAAREITKVLS